The Acidimicrobiia bacterium nucleotide sequence TGGGTACGTCGGCCGCTCCCCCGTCGGATCACCGCTTCGACGTTCTCGTCGTGGGGGCCGGCCCCGCGGGCGCCGCTGCCGCCTTCTGGCTGGCCGGACGCGGCCACGACGTCCTCATGGTCGAGAAGAAGCGGTTCCCGCGGGAGAAGACGTGTGGCGACGGCCTCACGCCCCGGGCGGTCCACGAGCTCGAGCTGATGGAGCTCACGGCTGAGCTGCGGGAGTTCCACCGCTACGACGGGCTGCGGGCGATGGCCCACGACGTCACGCTCGAGATGCAGTGGCCCGACCACCCCGAGTACCCCGACCACGGCTACGTCGTGCGGCGCCGCGAGCTCGACGAGATGGTGGCCGGCCAGGCCGTGAAGGCGGGGGCCACGATGTGGTCGGCCGCCGAGGCCACCGCGCCGATCGTCGAGAACGGCCTGGTCACCGGTGCGGTGATCCACCACACGGAGTCCGGCACCCGCGAGAACGTCCGGGCCCGCTTCCTCGTGGTCGCCGACGGCGCCAACTCGCGCTTCGGCCGCGCGCTCGGCACCTCCCGCGACCGCACGTACCCGCTCGGGATGGCGATCCGCGGCTACTTCGAGAGCGACATGCACGACGACCCGTGGATCGAGAGCCACCTCGACATCCGCGACACCGATGGCGAGCACCTCCCGGGCTACGGCTGGGTGTTCCCTGTCGCCGACGGCACCATCAATGTCGGCGTCGGCCTGCTCTCGACCTTCGCCGGGTGGAAGTCGATCAACACGAGCCGACTGATGGAGGCGTTCGTCCACACGGCGCCCGACTACTGGGGCATCGATCCGTCCACGTCGTGCGGTCCCCCCACCGGTGGGAAGCTCCCCACCGGGTCGTCGGTGTCGCCGCGCACCGGCCCCACCTGGCTCGTGATCGGCGACGCCGCGGGATCGATCAACCCCTTCAACGGCGAGGGCATCGCCTACGCGTACGAGACCGGGCGGATCGCCGCTGACGCGCTCGACACCGCGCTCCTGACGGGTGACGGGCTGGCGCTGGGCGCCTACACCGACGAGATCGACCGCCGCTTCGGCCTCTACTTCAAGACGGCCCGCCTGTTCGTGAAGGCGATCGGCAACCCGGCGGTGATGCGCGAGCTCACCCGCGTGGGCATGCAGTCGCGACCGCTCATGGAGTGGGTGCTGCGCATCATGGCGAACCTGCTCCGACCCGACGAGATCGGCCCCGCCGAAGCGGCCTACAAGGTCCTGGAGCAGGCCGTGAGGGTGGTTCCCGAACCCTGATTCAGGATGGTCGGGCGAGCAGCGAGATGTGCGCGGTGACGTCGGGATGCACCTTCACCATGAGGAGCTT carries:
- a CDS encoding geranylgeranyl reductase family protein encodes the protein MGTSAAPPSDHRFDVLVVGAGPAGAAAAFWLAGRGHDVLMVEKKRFPREKTCGDGLTPRAVHELELMELTAELREFHRYDGLRAMAHDVTLEMQWPDHPEYPDHGYVVRRRELDEMVAGQAVKAGATMWSAAEATAPIVENGLVTGAVIHHTESGTRENVRARFLVVADGANSRFGRALGTSRDRTYPLGMAIRGYFESDMHDDPWIESHLDIRDTDGEHLPGYGWVFPVADGTINVGVGLLSTFAGWKSINTSRLMEAFVHTAPDYWGIDPSTSCGPPTGGKLPTGSSVSPRTGPTWLVIGDAAGSINPFNGEGIAYAYETGRIAADALDTALLTGDGLALGAYTDEIDRRFGLYFKTARLFVKAIGNPAVMRELTRVGMQSRPLMEWVLRIMANLLRPDEIGPAEAAYKVLEQAVRVVPEP